The proteins below come from a single Ptychodera flava strain L36383 chromosome 6, AS_Pfla_20210202, whole genome shotgun sequence genomic window:
- the LOC139134568 gene encoding ETS domain-containing protein Elk-3-like, with the protein MLTDRQLANSDEARLSIKRHFEETDDAKDDILADSLAKRRCLPPFKPKGLESNITLWQFLLELLMDKANQHLITWTTNDGEFKLANAEEVARRWGLRKNKTNMNYDKLSRALRYYYDKNIIKKVMGQKFVYKFVSFPEIIKTETKVPFRVKMESLEPQTSRPHSYPGAGNSNGSCSNSSASSSHVVHSVSSLASSKSNSYSNPDLKSGESIGQQEISKSSCQGSQSTHQYTKLSSDVQLVSSAGKPISATVPTTTIASIPRPQPIQLSKTINTTLPDIQTTMASPSYFTQTSGFHHPHHQMPLPGTPLVLTSPLVNQNGNTPIFPFPFWSTLSPVALSPQLGSVNHFQFPTLMNGHVAVPVPHITSFNPMTTNTMSPVLLSPTSQKPVFVS; encoded by the exons GAAGATGTTTACCACCATTCAAACCTAAAG gttTGGAATCTAACATCACATTGTGGCAGTTCTTATTAGAACTACTCATGGACAAAGCCAATCAACATCTGATTACATGGACGACCAACGATGGTGAATTCAAACTTGCAAATGCAGAAGAAGTAGCCAGAAGATGGGGTCTGCGgaaaaacaaaaccaacatgAACTATGATAAGCTCAGTCGAGCTTTGCGATATTACTATGACAAAAACATTATCAAGAAAGTGATGGGTCAAAAGTTTGTCTACAAGTTTGTATCCTTTCCTGAAATTATCAAGACAGAGACAAAAGTGCCATTCCGTGTGAAGATGGAAAGCCTGGAGCCACAGACAAGTAGACCGCATAGTTATCCTGGTGCAGGAAACAGCAATGGTAGTTGTAGTAACAGTAGTGCTAGCAGCAGTCATGTTGTACACAGTGTCAGCAGTTTGGCAAGCTCTAAAAGCAACAGCTACTCAAATCCGGACTTGAAATCAGGTGAAAGCATAGGACAGCAAGAAATATCTAAAAGCAGCTGTCAGGGGAGTCAGAGTACACATCAATACACCAAATTATCAAGTGACGTACAGCTTGTCAGCAGTGCAGGAAAACCAATCAGTGCGACAGTACCGACAACAACCATAGCATCAATCCCAAGACCACAGCCAATTCAACTTAGCAAGACTATAAATACAACACTGCCAGACATACAAACAACTATGGCCAGTCCGTCGTATTTCACACAAACATCTGGCTTTCATCACCCACATCACCAAATGCCCTTACCTGGCACACCTTTAGTCCTAACCAGTCCCCTTGTCAATCAAAATGGCAACACTCCTATCTTTCCCTTTCCATTTTGGAGTACGTTAAGTCCAGTCGCTCTGAGTCCCCAACTTGGTTCAGTAAATCATTTTCAGTTTCCAACATTAATGAATGGCCACGTTGCAGTACCAGTCCCTCACATAACATCCTTTAACCCTATGACTACAAATACCATGTCCCCAGTTTTGCTGTCACCAACATCACAAAAACCTGTCTTTGTCTCCTGA